A region of Methanocorpusculum labreanum Z DNA encodes the following proteins:
- a CDS encoding TfoX/Sxy family protein, protein MGELATLPNIGKDTEEKLNKVGITTAEQLRELGSKKAWLMIRSIDETACLHRLYGLEGAVLGVKKSALPPETKKELKEFFSSFS, encoded by the coding sequence ATGGGTGAACTTGCAACATTACCCAACATCGGCAAAGACACCGAAGAAAAACTCAACAAAGTCGGGATCACCACAGCTGAACAGCTGCGTGAACTCGGCAGCAAAAAAGCCTGGCTGATGATCAGATCGATCGACGAGACCGCATGTCTTCACCGGTTATACGGACTCGAAGGAGCGGTGTTAGGCGTAAAAAAATCGGCTCTCCCTCCCGAGACGAAAAAAGAACTGAAAGAGTTTTTCTCTTCCTTCTCCTAA
- a CDS encoding autorepressor SdpR family transcription factor: MSNMGFPETFKALSDPVRREILTILKEGKMSAGDIAGHFDMTGATISYHLSQLKKADLVTETKYKNFVYYELNLSVFEELMCWISQFKEVQNEN; encoded by the coding sequence ATGAGTAATATGGGATTTCCCGAGACATTCAAGGCATTATCCGATCCGGTCAGGCGCGAGATCCTCACGATTCTGAAAGAGGGGAAGATGTCTGCCGGAGATATCGCCGGACACTTCGACATGACCGGAGCGACGATTTCGTATCATCTGTCCCAGCTCAAAAAAGCGGATCTTGTGACGGAGACGAAGTACAAGAACTTCGTGTATTACGAGCTGAATCTTTCGGTGTTCGAGGAGCTTATGTGTTGGATTTCCCAGTTCAAAGAGGTACAAAATGAAAATTGA